A window of Chlorobium phaeobacteroides DSM 266 genomic DNA:
GCGTAAAAAACACCCATAGCTCGTAGTTTGAAGGTGCCAACCAAATCAAACCCCAGAGCTATGAGGACACAGTTAAAAAAGCTAACCATGTACAACAAAGTTAAGGAATTTGCCCGAGAAGGATTAAGCATCCGCCAAATCAGTCGAAAGACGGGCATGGACAGAGTGACGGTGCGCAAGTTCCTCCGCATGACCGATGAGGAATTCAGTGCGTTTCTTGCTCTGCAGAAGCGGCGCCTCCGAAAATTGCAGCCTTATGAACAGTTCGTCAAGGATAGGGTTACCGACTATCCTGACTGCAGTGCAACTCAAGTTGAAGACTGGCTGAAGGAGCATCACCCTGTTTTTCCGGAGGTAACGACTCGAACGATCTACTCTTTTGTCCAGTGGATCCGAAAAGCCTATGATCTTCCAAAACCGAAAGGAACCCCTCGTGCCTATCATCCGGTCGAGCAACTTCCTTACGGAGAGCAGGCGCAGGTTGATTTCGGTGAGTACTGGATGGCGAGTGCTGATGCCTGCAAAGTGAAGGTGCACTTCATGATCATGCTGCTCTCCCGAAGCCGCAGGAAGTTTGTCAGCTTCAGCCAGCAACCGATTACGACCCGTTTTGTGCTTGAGGCTCATGAACAGGCATTTTCTTTTTTTGAGGGCATACCGCACACACTGGTCTATGATCAGGATTCCACCATTGTTACCGATGAGAACCGGGGTGCTATCCTCTATACTGAGGCATTCAGGAAATACCTGTTGCACCGCAGTCTGAAGATCCATCTCTGTCGGAAAAGCGATCCGGAAAGCAAAGGAAAAATCGAGGCCGGCGTCAAATATGTGAAGTACAACTTCCTGCCGGGGCGACGCTTCGTCAATCTTGAAGTCCTGAACCAGGAAGCGTTGCTCTGGCTTGAACGAACAGCCAATGCCAAGGAACATGCCACAACGCGGCTGATACCTGATGCTGAATGGCAGGTGGAGAAACAGCATCTTCGTCCTTTTGAACCCTTACCCTATCCGATTTCCGGTACTGTCGGTAAAGAGTATCACGTTCGCAAAGACAACACGATCTCGTATCGAGGGAATTTCTATAGCCTGCCGGTCGGCACCTATGCAGGGCCGGGGACACTGGTTGTGCTGGAAGTCAGGCAGAACACCCTTTGTCTCTATGCTCAAGAGGGCAGGTTGCTGGCCAATCACCCGATTGAGAGCGGCAAAGGCACCGTGGTGATCAACAACAACCATCGCCGTGATACCTCCTCCAAACTGCGAGAGTTGCAGGATTCGCTCATGCTGCTTTTCACCAATCAGGAACACGCGGAACGGTTTCTTGAAAGCATCCACAACCGTTATCCCCGATACAGTCGAGACCAGTTCCTGCATGTACGCAATGCCATCAGCGGATGCCAGCAGAAGCTGATTGATGATGCCCTCGCACACTGTGTCGATCATCATCTCTTTTCGTCCGGTGAGTTCCATGATATCCTGCACCATTACCGG
This region includes:
- the istA gene encoding IS21 family transposase; protein product: MYNKVKEFAREGLSIRQISRKTGMDRVTVRKFLRMTDEEFSAFLALQKRRLRKLQPYEQFVKDRVTDYPDCSATQVEDWLKEHHPVFPEVTTRTIYSFVQWIRKAYDLPKPKGTPRAYHPVEQLPYGEQAQVDFGEYWMASADACKVKVHFMIMLLSRSRRKFVSFSQQPITTRFVLEAHEQAFSFFEGIPHTLVYDQDSTIVTDENRGAILYTEAFRKYLLHRSLKIHLCRKSDPESKGKIEAGVKYVKYNFLPGRRFVNLEVLNQEALLWLERTANAKEHATTRLIPDAEWQVEKQHLRPFEPLPYPISGTVGKEYHVRKDNTISYRGNFYSLPVGTYAGPGTLVVLEVRQNTLCLYAQEGRLLANHPIESGKGTVVINNNHRRDTSSKLRELQDSLMLLFTNQEHAERFLESIHNRYPRYSRDQFLHVRNAISGCQQKLIDDALAHCVDHHLFSSGEFHDILHHYRKQEEKQSHQAVFNTFRPKTLRSDMDRMLSFVPDSSGITTYENIFS